A single window of Senegalia massiliensis DNA harbors:
- a CDS encoding M20/M25/M40 family metallo-hydrolase, giving the protein MINKDRIVEEFMKYVQIDSPTKNEKEFAEFLTKELKELGFDVYIDSAGDKVGSNTGNIIAKLEGTIDVEPILFSCHMDTVSPSIGIKPIIKDGVIYSDGTTILGGDDKAGIAAVIEALKVIKENNINHGPIEVVFSVYEEGGLNGAKNLEYDKINSKRAFVLDSGGDPGQIIIQGPAQDKIDIKVIGKPAHAGVAPEEGISAINVAAHAISKMNLLRIDKDTTANIGKIEGGSATNIVTPEVTIKAESRSLSDEKLDKQTSHMVETFNDTAKEFGAKAEINVERMYSSFIIDENDEIVNMVKKACENSNIKPFLDATGGGSDTNILNANGIKAINLGIGERKPHTLEEHMHIKDLVSSANLVLEIIKLSSI; this is encoded by the coding sequence ATGATAAATAAAGATAGAATTGTTGAAGAGTTTATGAAATATGTACAAATAGACAGTCCTACTAAAAATGAAAAAGAATTCGCAGAATTTTTAACTAAAGAATTAAAAGAATTGGGATTTGATGTATATATAGATAGTGCTGGAGATAAAGTTGGTAGTAATACAGGTAATATAATAGCTAAACTTGAAGGTACAATAGATGTTGAACCTATATTATTTAGTTGTCATATGGATACAGTGTCTCCAAGTATAGGAATTAAACCAATAATCAAAGATGGTGTTATATACTCTGATGGTACAACAATATTAGGTGGAGATGACAAAGCAGGAATTGCAGCAGTTATAGAAGCTTTAAAAGTTATAAAAGAAAATAATATAAACCATGGTCCTATTGAAGTAGTGTTTAGTGTCTATGAAGAAGGTGGATTAAATGGAGCTAAAAATTTAGAATATGATAAGATAAATTCTAAAAGAGCTTTTGTATTAGATAGTGGTGGAGATCCTGGACAAATCATAATACAAGGCCCTGCACAAGACAAAATAGACATTAAAGTTATAGGAAAGCCTGCACATGCTGGTGTAGCTCCAGAAGAAGGTATAAGTGCAATAAATGTAGCAGCTCATGCTATAAGTAAAATGAACTTATTAAGAATAGATAAAGATACTACTGCAAATATAGGAAAAATAGAAGGTGGTAGTGCTACTAATATAGTAACTCCTGAAGTAACTATAAAAGCAGAATCAAGAAGTCTTAGTGATGAAAAATTAGACAAACAAACATCACATATGGTAGAAACATTTAATGATACTGCAAAAGAATTTGGAGCAAAAGCTGAAATAAATGTTGAAAGAATGTACAGTTCTTTTATCATAGATGAAAATGATGAAATTGTAAACATGGTTAAAAAAGCATGTGAAAATTCTAATATAAAGCCTTTCCTAGATGCAACTGGCGGTGGAAGTGATACTAATATATTAAATGCTAATGGAATAAAAGCAATAAACTTAGGTATTGGAGAAAGAAAGCCACATACATTAGAAGAACATATGCATATTAAGGATCTTGTTAGTTCCGCAA
- a CDS encoding AbgT family transporter: MSNNIQTKQKFKLFNKFLNVIENVGNKLPHPVTIFILFALAVIIISEIAFRAGLSVDFYDAKAGADQTVAAVSLLSADGLRFMINSATVNFTSFAPLGTVLVAMLGVGVAEGTGLINAALKKLVLSTPKRLITAVVVFAGVMSNIASDAGYVVLVPLGAMVFLSFKRHPLAGLAAAFAGVSGGFSANLLLGTLDPLLAGITNEALTASGMDLSILPTSNYYFMVVSTFLITILGTWVTEKIVEPRLGEYKGIDTNESMEVTKSEKKGLIAAGLSIVVFGAIMLYLTVPANGMLRVDGSLDAFTHDGLVPAIMLFFLIPGLTFGMVSGSVKNDKDVVKFMSKSMASMGGYLVLAFFAAQFIQYFAYTNLGTILAVSGANFLEAIGFVGFPLIIAFIVVAGFINLFIGSASAKWGIMAPVFVPMLYRLNFSPEFTQLAYRIGDSTTNIISPLMTYFAVIVVFAQKYDEDTGIGTLISTMVPYSIVFLLGWTVLLAVWYMLGIPIGPEAFIRVN; encoded by the coding sequence ATGAGTAATAATATTCAGACAAAACAGAAATTTAAGTTATTTAATAAATTTCTAAATGTCATTGAAAATGTGGGTAATAAACTTCCACATCCAGTAACAATATTCATACTATTTGCTCTTGCTGTCATCATAATATCTGAAATCGCTTTCAGAGCAGGATTATCTGTAGATTTTTATGATGCAAAAGCAGGAGCAGATCAAACAGTAGCAGCTGTTTCACTTCTTAGTGCTGATGGATTAAGGTTTATGATTAATTCAGCAACAGTAAACTTTACAAGTTTTGCTCCTCTTGGAACAGTTCTAGTGGCAATGCTTGGAGTTGGAGTTGCAGAAGGAACAGGACTTATAAATGCCGCTCTTAAAAAATTAGTATTAAGTACACCTAAAAGACTAATAACTGCAGTTGTTGTTTTTGCAGGTGTTATGTCAAATATTGCATCAGATGCAGGGTATGTAGTTTTAGTACCACTAGGTGCAATGGTATTCTTAAGCTTTAAACGTCATCCTTTAGCAGGACTTGCTGCTGCTTTTGCAGGGGTTTCTGGAGGATTCTCAGCAAATTTATTATTAGGTACATTAGATCCACTATTAGCTGGAATCACAAATGAAGCATTAACTGCTAGTGGAATGGATCTATCTATTTTACCAACTTCTAACTATTATTTCATGGTTGTATCAACATTCCTTATTACAATACTAGGTACTTGGGTAACTGAAAAAATAGTTGAACCAAGACTTGGGGAGTATAAAGGAATAGATACTAATGAATCAATGGAAGTTACAAAGTCAGAGAAAAAAGGTTTAATTGCAGCAGGTCTATCTATAGTAGTATTTGGTGCAATAATGTTATATTTAACAGTCCCAGCAAACGGTATGTTAAGAGTTGATGGATCTTTAGATGCATTTACTCATGATGGTTTAGTTCCAGCAATAATGTTATTCTTCTTAATTCCAGGTTTAACTTTTGGAATGGTTTCAGGCAGTGTTAAAAATGATAAAGATGTGGTTAAATTCATGTCTAAGTCAATGGCTTCAATGGGTGGATATCTAGTACTAGCTTTCTTTGCTGCACAATTTATACAATACTTTGCTTATACTAACTTAGGTACAATACTTGCAGTAAGTGGTGCTAATTTCCTTGAAGCTATAGGATTTGTAGGATTCCCATTAATCATAGCATTTATAGTAGTAGCAGGATTTATAAATCTATTTATAGGATCAGCTTCAGCTAAATGGGGTATTATGGCACCTGTTTTTGTTCCAATGTTATATAGATTAAATTTCTCACCTGAGTTTACACAACTTGCTTATCGTATAGGAGATTCTACAACTAATATAATATCTCCACTTATGACTTATTTTGCAGTAATAGTTGTATTTGCTCAAAAATATGATGAGGATACAGGTATAGGTACTTTAATTTCAACTATGGTACCATACTCAATAGTATTCCTACTTGGCTGGACAGTTCTTCTTGCAGTTTGGTATATGTTAGGAATTCCTATTGGACCAGAAGCTTTCATAAGAGTAAATTAA